Genomic DNA from Burkholderia plantarii:
GCTATGCACGTCGAGCTTGGTGTAGATCGTGGCGACGTGGTTGCGCACCGTGTTCGGCGCGAGCCCGAGCCGGTTCGCGATCTCCTTGTCGGGCAGCCCGTGGCAGAGCAGGTCGAACACGTCGCGCTCGCGCGCGGTCAGGTCGGCGAGCTGCCCGCCGGCGTCGGGCGCCTTGGCGTGGCGCACGTTGGCGAGCTTCTCGATCAGCGTGCGGCTGAACCACGAGGCGTCCTGCATCGCCGTCTCGATCGCCTGGACCAGTTCCATCTCGGTGCGCTTGCGTTCGCTGATGTCGAGCAGCGCGATCAGGATGCAGTCCTGGCCGTGGATCGCCACCGCGTCGGCCGACACCACGCAGTCGCGCAGGTCGCCGTCGCGCGTCGTCACCTGCACGTCGCGCATGCGCACCACGGCCTCGCCCTCCAGCGCCGCCGCGATCTCGCGCAGCGCGCCGGGATCGGCCCACAGCCCGATCTCGTCGGCCGCGCGGCCGAGCAGCTCGCCCTGCTCGTGGCCCGTCATCGCGACGAACGCGTCGTTCAGGTCGAGGATCTCGAAGCGCCCGGCGGTCAGCATCGCCATCGCCACGGGCGCCATGCGGAACGCCTTGGCGAAGCGCTCCTCGCTCTGCCGCAGCGCGGTCTCGGCCTGCCGGCGCGGCTGCAGGTCGGTGAACGTGAACAGCATGCAGGCGTCGTCGCCCATGTCGATCGGCTGGCCGGCCACGATCACGGCGTGGTCGCCGCCGTCGGCGGTGCGCAGCAGCGCCTCCATCGGCGGGATCGTCATGCCGTCGCCGAGCCGCTCGATGGCCAGCTCGCGACGCTCGGCGCGATCGAACACGTCGAGCTCGTAGACCGAGCGGCCGATCACGTCGTCGAGCGCGTGGCGCGTCATGTCGAGAAAGCCCTGGTTCACCTTCACGTAGCGGAAATCGCTGAGCCGGCAGATCGCGGCCGGCGCCGGGTTCGCGTTGAAGGTGCGCTCGAAGCGCTGCTCGGCGCTGGCCCATTCGGTGGCGTCGTGCAGCACCAGCGCGAGACAGTCGGGCTCGCCGGCCGCGTTGGTCAGCACCAGGCTGCGAATCCGGTGGACCCAGCGCTGCGATTCGTCGGCGGCCGATTCCACCTCCACCGTCACGTCGCTGAACTGCTCGCCGCTGATCACGCGGTCGATCGGATACTGGCCCTGCCGCACCGGATCGTGGTTGGTGTCGCGCAGCCGGAAGCGCTCGCGGTATTCGGTCACGTCGGCGCCGAGCTCGGCGAGCGTGGCCACGCCGTGCATCGCGAGCGCGGCCTCGTTGGCCCAGACGATGCGCTGGTCCGGCTCCACCAGGATCACGCCCTCGGTCAGCCCGGCGATGATCTGGTGCAGCTGGCGCCGGTCGGTGTGGGTCTTCAGCGCCTGCTCGTCGGCCGGGGCGGGTTGGTACTCGTTGGCGGGTTGGGTCATCGACAGGTGCATTCGGTTGGAACGCCGGGCCAGGCCGGAAACGAGGGGGATGCGCGACATGAAGAGCACCGAGCGTGGAAAACCTCCACGGGGAGCACGCCGCGTGCCCGCCCCGCGGCCGCCGCCCACGCTTGCCCGCCTTGGCCCGCCGGGCGAGCCCCTGGCGGCCCCGCAAGCGGCGTGCCGCGGATCAGCGCGGGCGCGGCACGCGCTGTAATTGCGACATCAGGCGTTCCGAAATACGCTCGAGCGGCAGGATCGCCGAGGCCGCGTCGATCGCCGCGGCGGCCTTTGGCATGCCGTAGACGGCGCTCGTCGCGGCGTCCTGCGCGATGGTGTAGAAACCCTTGGTGCGCATCGCCTTCAGGCCGAGCGCGCCGTCGCGGCCCATGCCGGTCAGCAGCACGCCGAGCGCCTCGCCGCGCCAGGACTCGGCCACGCTGTGGAAGAACACGTCCACCGACGGCCGGTACGGCGTCTCTTCCGGATAGCGCGTGTAGCCGAGCTGGCCGCGCGCGTTCAGGTGCAGGTGATCGTTGGTGGCGGCCAGCAGCACCTCGCCGCGCTGCGGCACGCCGCCAGCCCTGGCGATGCGCACCGGCAGCCGCGTGAAGCCGTCGAGCCACTCGGCCATGCCGATCGCGAACGCCTGATCGACGTGCTGCACGATCACGATCGCGGCCGGGAAATCCTCGGGCAGCGGCTTGAGCAGCGCCGCGAGCGC
This window encodes:
- a CDS encoding helix-turn-helix transcriptional regulator, whose amino-acid sequence is MTQPANEYQPAPADEQALKTHTDRRQLHQIIAGLTEGVILVEPDQRIVWANEAALAMHGVATLAELGADVTEYRERFRLRDTNHDPVRQGQYPIDRVISGEQFSDVTVEVESAADESQRWVHRIRSLVLTNAAGEPDCLALVLHDATEWASAEQRFERTFNANPAPAAICRLSDFRYVKVNQGFLDMTRHALDDVIGRSVYELDVFDRAERRELAIERLGDGMTIPPMEALLRTADGGDHAVIVAGQPIDMGDDACMLFTFTDLQPRRQAETALRQSEERFAKAFRMAPVAMAMLTAGRFEILDLNDAFVAMTGHEQGELLGRAADEIGLWADPGALREIAAALEGEAVVRMRDVQVTTRDGDLRDCVVSADAVAIHGQDCILIALLDISERKRTEMELVQAIETAMQDASWFSRTLIEKLANVRHAKAPDAGGQLADLTARERDVFDLLCHGLPDKEIANRLGLAPNTVRNHVATIYTKLDVHSRGEAIVWARERGIVGADPAAGSADDAVPRSASKSGRTPRRPARR
- a CDS encoding chemotaxis response regulator protein-glutamate methylesterase, with product MNIGIVNDLPLAVAALRRAIAHRPDHRVLWVAADGEQAVDFCQANPPDLVLMDLVMPKVDGVAATRRIMERSPCAILIVTASVDANKATIYEAMGAGALDAVDTPTLAQGMIANESQPLLAKIDQIGRLLATRGPLTPSSQPAGPAALAQPPLVAIGASAGGPTALAALLKPLPEDFPAAIVIVQHVDQAFAIGMAEWLDGFTRLPVRIARAGGVPQRGEVLLAATNDHLHLNARGQLGYTRYPEETPYRPSVDVFFHSVAESWRGEALGVLLTGMGRDGALGLKAMRTKGFYTIAQDAATSAVYGMPKAAAAIDAASAILPLERISERLMSQLQRVPRPR